A stretch of the Sorangium aterium genome encodes the following:
- a CDS encoding vWA domain-containing protein: MAQFQRTALALIIPASLSIACSSSSDAPPHEPLQLGEAPAAICGGGATREGDGSGRDPVAGVGAGTGTGASAGSSGGFTDPNGEPPVGEGSATGSGGSGGSSGGSGGGCAEGGAGGGGDGAGGCGDEAGSGGSAGGGSGGSGGSGAAATGGGTTAGSGAGSSRDAGPRLTPQASGGSCAGVNLSTPLTLYLSSDDSNSMASPVIVRRQIERGAPQVDPYVVRTHEFLNYYRYSFAPADPGELSIVSQLGSCVLTGDLALQIAVQSSRAPAAREPMTITLVLDTSGSMSGEPIELERAAVRAIASTLVEGDVVNAVTWNTGQSPVLEGHVASGPDDPVLLGVASAIVADGGTDLNSGLAAGYALANAHRTAGGVNRVVLISDGQANAGVTEEAIIGANAEDADGEGIYLVGVGVGDGVNDTLMDVVTDAGRGAYVYLDSADEARRVFVDRFAETLLVAARDVRIELTLPPYFGIQKFYGEEYSPDPAKVRTQHLAPNDSMMLYQILRPCDPSLPSANDPYRVRVTWRDAATGEAREAVQQTTLGGLGIDDGNLTKAAAIIAYAEALKQLVELDAGGRASALSAARETVLAANTTGADADLLEIAATLQKMIDNQP, from the coding sequence ATGGCACAGTTTCAGCGTACAGCGCTCGCTCTCATCATCCCCGCCTCGTTGTCGATCGCGTGCTCCTCGTCGAGCGACGCGCCGCCGCACGAGCCGCTCCAGCTGGGCGAGGCGCCGGCGGCGATCTGCGGCGGCGGCGCGACCCGCGAGGGAGACGGCTCCGGGCGCGACCCGGTGGCGGGCGTGGGCGCGGGCACGGGCACGGGCGCGAGTGCAGGCTCGAGCGGCGGCTTCACGGACCCCAACGGCGAGCCGCCGGTGGGTGAAGGAAGCGCCACGGGCAGCGGGGGTTCCGGAGGCAGCAGCGGCGGCTCCGGAGGCGGGTGCGCCGAAGGCGGGGCCGGCGGCGGCGGCGACGGGGCCGGCGGGTGCGGCGACGAGGCAGGCAGCGGCGGCTCGGCCGGCGGCGGCTCGGGCGGCAGCGGCGGCTCGGGCGCCGCGGCGACCGGCGGCGGCACAACGGCGGGCAGCGGGGCCGGCAGCTCACGGGACGCCGGGCCCCGGCTCACGCCGCAGGCCAGCGGCGGCTCGTGCGCGGGGGTCAACCTCTCCACGCCGCTCACGCTTTACCTTTCGTCCGACGACTCGAACTCGATGGCATCTCCGGTCATCGTCCGCCGCCAGATCGAGCGCGGCGCGCCGCAGGTCGACCCTTATGTCGTCCGCACGCACGAGTTCCTCAATTACTACCGGTACTCGTTCGCCCCGGCCGATCCGGGAGAGCTCTCGATCGTATCGCAGCTCGGCTCCTGCGTGCTCACGGGCGATCTGGCGCTCCAGATCGCGGTGCAGTCGAGCCGGGCGCCCGCCGCGCGAGAGCCCATGACGATCACGCTCGTGCTCGACACCTCGGGATCGATGTCGGGAGAGCCGATCGAGCTCGAGAGGGCGGCCGTCCGGGCCATCGCGTCGACGCTCGTCGAGGGCGACGTCGTGAACGCCGTCACGTGGAATACGGGGCAGAGCCCCGTGCTCGAAGGCCACGTCGCCTCGGGCCCCGACGACCCCGTCCTGCTCGGCGTCGCGAGCGCGATCGTGGCCGACGGAGGCACCGATCTGAACAGCGGCCTCGCCGCGGGCTACGCGCTCGCCAACGCGCACAGGACCGCGGGCGGCGTCAACCGCGTCGTGCTGATCAGCGATGGACAGGCCAACGCCGGCGTGACTGAGGAAGCGATCATCGGGGCGAACGCCGAGGACGCGGACGGAGAAGGCATCTACCTCGTCGGCGTCGGCGTCGGCGACGGCGTGAACGACACCCTCATGGACGTGGTCACCGACGCCGGCCGCGGCGCGTATGTCTATCTCGACAGCGCCGACGAGGCGAGGCGCGTCTTCGTCGACCGGTTCGCCGAGACGCTCCTCGTCGCCGCGCGCGACGTGAGGATCGAGCTGACGCTGCCGCCGTACTTCGGCATCCAGAAGTTCTACGGAGAGGAGTACTCGCCCGATCCGGCCAAGGTGCGCACGCAGCACCTCGCCCCGAACGACTCGATGATGCTGTATCAGATCCTCCGCCCGTGCGACCCGTCGCTGCCGAGCGCGAACGACCCTTACCGGGTCCGCGTCACCTGGCGCGACGCGGCGACCGGCGAGGCCAGGGAGGCCGTGCAGCAAACCACGCTCGGAGGGCTCGGGATCGACGACGGCAACCTCACGAAGGCCGCGGCGATCATCGCGTATGCCGAGGCGCTCAAGCAGCTCGTCGAGCTCGACGCCGGAGGGCGCGCGAGCGCGCTCTCGGCCGCCCGGGAGACGGTACTCGCCGCGAACACGACAGGCGCGGACGCCGATCTCCTCGAGATCGCGGCGACCCTCCAGAAGATGATCGACAACCAGCCATAG
- a CDS encoding LysR family transcriptional regulator, with protein sequence MPSPRAAARARPARAPQLDEIAAFARVAELGSFTAAAEQLGVPKSTVSRAVTRLEDGLKVRLLQRSPRAVALTDAGRRFFGDVAPHIAGLRDAAQALDAYQGQPQGTIRLSAPPDGGESFLGEMLVEFGARYPLLSVEVDMSTRRVDLLRESFDVAIRAMRELPDSSLVVRKLLDSYVQLFAAPSYLARRGMPRALEELADHERVVFLPDARRGQQPVDGARAVRDAMATGRIATDDFQLIRSLLRAGGGIGPLPRVLAAPELASGRLVHVLPEWSQRAGTVYLVYPSARHVPRNVVVFRDFVLAWVKRLAC encoded by the coding sequence ATGCCCAGCCCCCGCGCGGCAGCCCGAGCGCGCCCTGCCCGGGCGCCCCAGCTCGATGAGATCGCCGCGTTCGCCAGGGTGGCGGAGCTCGGCTCGTTCACCGCCGCGGCGGAGCAGCTCGGGGTCCCGAAATCGACGGTGAGCCGCGCGGTGACGCGGCTCGAGGACGGCCTCAAGGTGCGTCTCCTCCAGCGGTCGCCGCGCGCCGTGGCGCTGACCGACGCGGGCCGTCGCTTCTTCGGCGACGTGGCGCCCCACATCGCCGGTCTCCGCGACGCGGCGCAGGCGCTGGACGCCTATCAAGGGCAGCCTCAGGGCACGATACGGCTGAGCGCTCCCCCGGATGGTGGGGAGTCTTTCCTCGGCGAGATGCTCGTCGAGTTCGGCGCACGTTACCCGCTGCTGTCGGTGGAGGTCGACATGTCCACGCGCCGGGTGGACCTCCTGCGCGAGAGCTTCGACGTGGCGATCCGGGCGATGCGCGAGCTCCCGGACTCCTCGCTCGTCGTGCGCAAGCTGCTCGACTCCTACGTGCAGCTCTTCGCTGCTCCTTCGTACCTCGCGCGCCGCGGCATGCCCCGCGCGCTGGAGGAGCTCGCCGACCACGAGCGGGTGGTGTTCCTCCCCGATGCCCGGCGCGGCCAGCAGCCCGTCGACGGCGCCCGCGCGGTGCGCGACGCGATGGCGACCGGGCGCATCGCGACCGACGACTTCCAGCTCATCCGCTCGCTGCTCCGGGCGGGGGGCGGTATCGGGCCGCTCCCGCGCGTCCTCGCCGCGCCCGAGCTGGCGAGCGGGCGCCTCGTCCACGTGCTGCCGGAGTGGTCGCAGCGCGCCGGGACGGTGTACCTCGTCTATCCGAGCGCGCGGCACGTGCCGCGGAACGTGGTGGTGTTCCGCGACTTCGTCCTTGCCTGGGTGAAGCGGCTCGCGTGCTAG
- a CDS encoding DoxX family protein, giving the protein MNNVKRFAPAAARILLGLVFFVFGLNGFLHFLPQPPAPEAAASFGGALAATGYMFPLIKGTEVVAGALLLSNRYVPLALALLAPIVVNIVAFHTFLAPGNPLAWFILAIELYLAFAYRAAFRPMLAARVDASVGAEQSKLRPVESAA; this is encoded by the coding sequence ATGAACAACGTCAAGCGTTTCGCCCCCGCCGCTGCCCGCATCCTGCTAGGGCTCGTGTTCTTCGTGTTCGGGCTCAACGGCTTCTTGCATTTCCTGCCGCAGCCCCCGGCTCCGGAGGCCGCGGCCAGCTTCGGGGGCGCGCTCGCGGCGACCGGGTACATGTTCCCGCTCATCAAGGGGACCGAGGTCGTCGCAGGCGCGCTGTTGCTCTCGAACCGCTACGTCCCCCTCGCGCTCGCGCTCCTCGCGCCCATCGTCGTGAACATCGTCGCCTTCCACACGTTCCTCGCGCCGGGGAACCCGCTCGCGTGGTTCATCCTCGCCATCGAGCTCTACCTCGCCTTCGCGTACCGCGCCGCGTTCCGCCCGATGCTCGCGGCGCGCGTCGACGCGAGCGTCGGCGCGGAGCAGAGCAAGCTCCGGCCGGTCGAGAGCGCGGCTTGA
- a CDS encoding substrate-binding domain-containing protein, with translation MRHGVDLFATLQQIVRRAMAIAPRAPRGSLLLCEGHRLVYRALEGFDALARQGVILSTEACLASESGLRAPRAAPEAAGGMCVVGAHAWYEAHLPLAIAAEGAVPADAGVLVAPVVVRGAPAGYLALEQATLEPPQGERRAMLEVFLDAAGAALERHRLYDEKARLAQEIRLLEQVLNAVGTTVEPRHLLDTLAHGIKSVQIDQQWTSVDLWLVEDAGGGEGAAAALGEQEARVFRARRSAPMTYFHNMRDGAVDSARCLGISVDFRVGPASGPGGQSEILEDGIRRGVDGIIIAPGAPEEAEEGFRRAAEAGIPVVVVDTPPVPGSRAPLYIGTDNVAAGRLAGEVMRRLLPSGGVVAPQRPTKDAINTRERIEGFCAAMEGAEFTVLPPHQDNDHDQELGTVLARAALQQRPDIAGAFGVAGGGGPAWGRAARELGRGGELKIVAFDLFSATVALLRRGAIHATIVQREYDMGYRAAEIVHRMIAQGVEATLAELPASRIIHTGVDCVTLEHTPWSTTLSDHLALDAARRVASRRIDCDAAGRPIEVLLIGVAARSEPIVEERVRFSPRSLVGRVLDAGRPIVIDPAGHDGREDASLLREHAGARTLVGVPLRARGSVVGVLVLSSEREDACGSDDVPFLERVAGTAAVAIENARLFSRISERTAELERANELQESMLRTIHELSSPVVPIADGILVMPVVGTMDAQRSSRFIASLLKEIHEHDAQVVLIDVTGMAVVDATAANQLVRAAQAAALLGAEAVLVGVTAGAAQMMVAQGLDVGAMVTHVDLARGFRYALAKTGGRILYQGSPRR, from the coding sequence ATGCGCCATGGAGTGGATCTCTTCGCGACATTGCAGCAGATCGTGCGACGGGCCATGGCGATCGCGCCGCGGGCGCCGCGCGGCAGCCTGCTCCTCTGCGAAGGGCACCGCCTCGTCTACAGGGCGCTCGAGGGGTTCGACGCGCTCGCTCGGCAGGGGGTGATCCTCTCGACCGAAGCGTGCCTCGCCAGCGAGAGCGGTCTGCGCGCCCCGCGCGCGGCGCCAGAGGCGGCGGGCGGGATGTGCGTCGTCGGCGCACATGCGTGGTATGAAGCGCACCTTCCCCTCGCGATCGCGGCGGAGGGGGCCGTGCCCGCCGACGCGGGGGTGCTGGTCGCGCCCGTCGTCGTCCGGGGAGCGCCGGCAGGCTACCTCGCCCTGGAGCAGGCGACCCTCGAGCCTCCGCAGGGCGAGCGCCGCGCGATGCTGGAGGTGTTCCTGGACGCCGCCGGGGCCGCGCTGGAGCGGCACAGGCTCTATGACGAGAAGGCGAGACTGGCACAGGAGATTCGCCTTCTCGAGCAGGTGCTGAACGCGGTGGGCACCACGGTGGAGCCGCGCCACCTCCTGGACACCCTCGCTCACGGCATCAAGAGCGTGCAGATCGACCAGCAATGGACCTCTGTGGATCTGTGGCTGGTCGAGGACGCCGGCGGCGGAGAGGGCGCCGCGGCCGCTCTGGGCGAGCAGGAAGCCCGCGTGTTCCGGGCCCGCCGTTCGGCCCCCATGACGTACTTCCACAACATGCGCGACGGCGCGGTCGACTCCGCGCGCTGCCTGGGCATCTCCGTGGATTTCCGCGTCGGCCCCGCCAGCGGCCCGGGAGGCCAGAGCGAGATCCTCGAGGACGGGATCCGCCGGGGCGTGGACGGCATCATCATCGCTCCGGGCGCCCCCGAGGAGGCCGAGGAGGGGTTCCGGCGGGCGGCGGAGGCGGGGATCCCGGTGGTCGTCGTCGACACGCCGCCGGTGCCGGGCAGCCGGGCACCGCTTTATATCGGCACGGACAACGTGGCGGCGGGCAGGCTGGCGGGCGAGGTGATGCGCCGGCTGCTGCCGAGCGGCGGGGTCGTGGCGCCGCAGCGGCCCACGAAGGACGCGATCAACACGCGCGAGCGCATCGAGGGGTTTTGCGCGGCGATGGAAGGGGCGGAGTTCACCGTGCTGCCCCCCCACCAGGACAACGACCACGACCAGGAGCTCGGGACGGTGCTCGCGCGGGCGGCCCTCCAGCAGCGGCCGGACATCGCCGGCGCCTTCGGGGTGGCGGGCGGCGGCGGGCCGGCCTGGGGCCGCGCCGCGAGGGAGCTCGGCAGGGGCGGAGAGCTCAAGATCGTCGCGTTCGATCTCTTCTCCGCGACGGTCGCGCTGCTCCGCCGGGGCGCGATCCACGCGACGATCGTGCAGCGCGAGTACGATATGGGGTATCGCGCCGCCGAGATCGTCCACCGGATGATCGCCCAGGGCGTCGAGGCGACCCTCGCGGAGCTGCCGGCCTCGCGCATCATCCACACGGGCGTCGATTGCGTCACCCTCGAGCACACGCCGTGGTCCACGACGCTCAGCGATCACCTCGCGCTCGACGCGGCCCGCCGCGTCGCGAGCCGGCGCATCGATTGCGACGCGGCCGGCCGGCCGATCGAGGTGCTGTTGATCGGCGTGGCGGCGCGCAGCGAGCCCATCGTCGAGGAGCGCGTGCGCTTCTCGCCGCGCTCGCTGGTCGGCCGTGTGCTCGATGCCGGCCGCCCGATCGTGATCGATCCGGCCGGGCACGACGGGCGAGAGGACGCCTCCCTCCTCCGCGAGCACGCCGGCGCGCGGACGCTCGTCGGCGTGCCGCTGCGGGCGCGGGGCAGCGTCGTCGGCGTCCTCGTCCTGAGCAGCGAGCGTGAGGACGCCTGCGGGAGCGACGACGTGCCGTTCCTCGAGCGCGTGGCCGGCACCGCGGCCGTGGCCATCGAGAACGCCCGGCTGTTCAGCCGGATCTCCGAGCGGACCGCGGAGCTGGAGCGGGCCAACGAGCTCCAGGAGTCGATGCTCCGGACGATCCATGAGCTGTCGAGCCCCGTGGTGCCGATCGCCGATGGAATCCTTGTCATGCCCGTGGTGGGCACGATGGATGCCCAGCGCTCGAGCCGCTTCATCGCGTCGCTGCTGAAGGAGATCCACGAGCACGACGCGCAGGTGGTGCTGATCGACGTCACGGGGATGGCGGTGGTCGACGCCACGGCGGCGAACCAGCTCGTCCGGGCGGCGCAGGCGGCGGCGCTGCTCGGCGCGGAGGCGGTGCTCGTCGGCGTGACCGCGGGAGCGGCGCAGATGATGGTCGCCCAGGGCCTGGACGTCGGCGCGATGGTCACGCACGTCGACCTGGCGCGCGGCTTCCGGTACGCCCTGGCGAAGACCGGCGGCCGCATCCTTTACCAGGGCTCACCGCGGCGGTGA
- the xylA gene encoding xylose isomerase has product MTVVTGDREYFPGVGKIPYEGPESDNPLAFKWYDANRVVAGKAMKDHFKFAVCYWHTFCGRGHDPFGPGTINFPWDEGKDALARARMKMDANFEFITKLGATHYCFHDIDLVEEGENRAETSRRLQSIVEYAKQKQAQSGVKLLWGTANLFSNPRYMNGASTNPDFSVLAYAGAQLKDALDATIALNGENYVFWGGREGYMSLLNTDMKREKAHFARFLTIARDYARARGFKGVFFIEPKPMEPSKHQYDFDAETVIGFLRQHGLDKDFKLNLETNHATLAGHTMDHEMQVAADNGMLGSIDANRGDYQNAWDTDQFPYNINETVEMMLILLRSGGFQGGGVNFDAKRRRNSSDLIDTFHGHIGGMDVFARSLLIADDLIRKSPLEAMRKARYASFDGGKGAEFEQGKLTLEQLAEIGNAGGEVKLTSGQQELYENIVNRWIR; this is encoded by the coding sequence ATGACCGTTGTCACTGGAGACAGAGAGTACTTCCCGGGTGTTGGCAAGATCCCCTACGAGGGGCCCGAGTCCGACAACCCCCTCGCCTTCAAGTGGTACGACGCCAACCGCGTCGTTGCCGGCAAGGCCATGAAGGATCACTTCAAGTTTGCCGTGTGTTACTGGCACACGTTCTGCGGGCGTGGGCACGATCCGTTCGGCCCGGGGACGATCAACTTCCCCTGGGATGAGGGCAAGGACGCGCTGGCCCGCGCTCGCATGAAGATGGACGCGAACTTCGAGTTCATCACCAAGCTGGGCGCGACGCACTACTGTTTCCACGACATCGACCTCGTCGAAGAGGGCGAGAACCGCGCCGAGACGTCGCGTCGCCTCCAGAGCATCGTCGAGTACGCCAAGCAGAAGCAGGCGCAGTCGGGCGTCAAGCTGCTGTGGGGCACGGCGAACCTGTTCTCCAACCCGCGTTACATGAACGGCGCCTCCACGAACCCGGATTTCTCCGTGCTGGCGTACGCCGGCGCCCAGCTCAAGGACGCCCTCGACGCGACCATCGCGTTGAACGGCGAGAACTACGTGTTCTGGGGCGGCCGCGAAGGCTACATGAGCCTGCTGAACACGGACATGAAGCGCGAGAAGGCGCACTTCGCTCGCTTCTTGACCATCGCCCGCGACTACGCGCGCGCGCGCGGCTTCAAGGGGGTCTTCTTCATCGAGCCCAAGCCGATGGAGCCCTCCAAGCACCAGTACGACTTCGACGCCGAGACCGTGATCGGGTTCCTGCGCCAGCACGGCCTGGACAAGGACTTCAAGCTCAACCTCGAGACGAACCACGCGACGCTCGCCGGCCACACCATGGACCACGAGATGCAGGTGGCCGCGGACAACGGCATGCTCGGCAGCATCGACGCCAACCGCGGCGACTACCAGAACGCGTGGGACACCGATCAGTTCCCCTACAACATCAACGAGACGGTCGAGATGATGCTCATCCTGCTCCGCAGCGGTGGGTTCCAGGGCGGCGGCGTCAACTTCGACGCCAAGCGCCGCCGCAACTCGAGCGATCTCATCGACACCTTCCACGGACACATCGGCGGCATGGATGTGTTCGCCCGCTCGCTCCTCATCGCCGATGACCTGATCCGCAAGTCGCCGCTCGAGGCGATGCGCAAGGCGCGTTACGCGTCCTTCGACGGCGGCAAGGGCGCCGAGTTCGAGCAGGGCAAGCTGACGCTGGAGCAGCTGGCCGAGATCGGCAACGCCGGCGGTGAGGTCAAGCTCACGAGCGGTCAGCAAGAGCTGTACGAAAACATCGTCAATCGCTGGATCCGATAA
- a CDS encoding response regulator: MDGDGRTASERTTQLSIRVIVADDQEIVRTGLSIILDAQPDIEVVGVADNGIKAVELALALRPDVCLFDIRMPGIDGIEATRRLAGPGVDHPLAVVVITTFDHDDYVVGALKAGARGFLLKDAGPDLLAQAIRAAASGDALIAPRVTARLLSTFAASKPQLARAQPGESLTAREEEVLLTVARGRTNAEVADELHISLSTVKAHIASLMTKLGARNRVEIAIWAYETGRVRD; the protein is encoded by the coding sequence ATGGACGGTGACGGCCGTACTGCCTCGGAAAGGACAACCCAGTTGAGCATTCGCGTCATCGTCGCCGACGATCAAGAGATCGTCCGCACCGGGCTCAGCATCATCCTCGACGCCCAGCCCGACATCGAGGTCGTGGGCGTCGCCGACAACGGAATCAAGGCCGTGGAGCTGGCGCTCGCTCTCCGTCCCGACGTGTGCCTGTTCGACATTCGCATGCCCGGGATCGACGGCATCGAAGCGACCCGACGGCTCGCCGGCCCAGGGGTCGATCATCCCCTGGCGGTCGTGGTGATCACCACCTTCGATCATGACGACTATGTCGTTGGCGCCCTCAAGGCCGGCGCCCGCGGCTTCCTGCTGAAAGACGCCGGTCCCGACCTGCTCGCGCAGGCCATCCGCGCCGCCGCGAGCGGTGACGCCTTGATCGCTCCACGCGTCACCGCCCGCCTCCTCTCCACGTTCGCCGCCTCCAAGCCCCAGCTGGCGCGAGCGCAGCCCGGGGAGTCCCTCACGGCCCGCGAGGAGGAGGTCCTCCTCACCGTGGCCCGCGGTCGAACCAACGCCGAGGTCGCCGACGAGCTCCACATCAGCCTGAGCACCGTCAAGGCGCACATCGCCAGCCTCATGACCAAGCTCGGCGCGCGCAACCGGGTCGAGATCGCCATCTGGGCCTACGAGACCGGTCGCGTCCGGGACTGA
- a CDS encoding sensor histidine kinase translates to MRQVREFFRSVGSEPRAPHPPRRVRMDWVLLAVFAALGSLEVAIRRGLPWRIASLVLCLGLLPTLLWRRTRPLEMVVIAFGLLMAIQLAVMVTGSASPGLYAMVYMVLLPYSLFRWGTGREAMIGLPIMVTSAALDMIRSHARTGDVIGGYAVLLSTMALGAAVRYRDRVRLRELDEAKLAERERIARDLHDTVAHHVSAIAIRAQAGLVAASSRPEAPVDALRVIADEASRALGEMRTMVRLLRRGESAELAPSPRVADLGQLAGTSATGPSVEVKLTGSFDDLPSSVSAAIFRLAQESITNARRHARHATRIDVEVTADDTSVRLRITDDGQGAHGGQSTSTGYGLVGMIERATLLGGTCHAGPGPERGWTVTAVLPRKGQPS, encoded by the coding sequence ATGAGGCAGGTGCGCGAGTTCTTTCGATCCGTGGGGTCCGAGCCACGAGCGCCGCACCCCCCTCGACGCGTCCGGATGGACTGGGTGCTCCTGGCCGTGTTCGCCGCGCTCGGGTCTCTCGAGGTCGCGATCCGGCGCGGCCTGCCGTGGCGGATCGCCTCGCTGGTCCTCTGCCTCGGGCTCTTGCCGACGCTGCTCTGGCGGAGAACCAGGCCGCTGGAGATGGTCGTGATCGCGTTCGGCCTCCTCATGGCGATACAGCTCGCCGTGATGGTGACCGGCAGCGCGTCGCCGGGGCTGTACGCGATGGTCTACATGGTGCTGCTGCCCTACTCGTTGTTCCGGTGGGGTACGGGGCGTGAAGCGATGATCGGGCTGCCGATCATGGTGACCTCGGCGGCGCTCGACATGATCCGTTCCCATGCCAGGACGGGCGATGTCATCGGGGGCTACGCCGTCCTGCTCTCCACGATGGCGCTCGGCGCGGCGGTGCGCTATCGGGATCGCGTGCGTCTGCGAGAGCTCGATGAAGCCAAGCTGGCCGAGCGAGAGCGTATCGCCCGCGACCTGCACGACACCGTCGCCCACCATGTATCGGCGATCGCGATCCGCGCGCAGGCTGGCCTGGTCGCCGCGTCGTCTCGCCCCGAGGCTCCCGTCGACGCGCTCCGCGTGATCGCGGACGAGGCATCTCGCGCCCTCGGCGAGATGCGCACGATGGTCCGGCTCCTGCGTCGCGGCGAGTCGGCCGAGCTCGCGCCGAGCCCGCGGGTCGCCGACCTCGGACAGCTCGCGGGCACGTCCGCCACGGGGCCTTCTGTCGAGGTGAAGTTGACCGGGAGCTTCGATGACCTGCCATCGTCGGTCTCCGCCGCGATCTTTCGCCTCGCGCAGGAGTCGATCACCAACGCTCGCCGACACGCTCGCCACGCGACCCGGATTGACGTGGAGGTCACGGCCGACGACACGTCCGTACGTTTGCGGATCACCGACGACGGCCAGGGAGCCCACGGTGGCCAGTCGACGTCGACGGGATACGGGTTGGTCGGCATGATCGAACGAGCGACGCTGCTCGGGGGCACGTGCCATGCGGGCCCGGGCCCGGAGCGCGGATGGACGGTGACGGCCGTACTGCCTCGGAAAGGACAACCCAGTTGA
- a CDS encoding FG-GAP repeat domain-containing protein: MRRSAATGAALRVIAAIHTMAACSAGVDLHEERGADEPAASLMGVATPRLGRHRWEAVRLNDFDADGMGDILWSSKEQNLIAIWLMEGNRLLAPGAFIPGPIGQGWEAVNAGDFNRDGMADVVWLNADQNLMTIWLMNGSQLLAPGPVLPGPPGEGWTVTSATDFNIDGMSDLLWNNERQNLITIWLMDGGQLLAPGPVLPGPPGEGWSAPTAQDVNYDDMGDVFWNNVEKNLMEIWLMDGAQLLSPGPVIPGPLGRGFQIVTSSDFNLDGMGDVLWNSPEQGLMAVWLMDGAQLLSPGPVIPGPLGRGWQVRPGTDVNFDNMADVLWYAVGTNQAAVWLMDGTQLLAPGPVILGPHDGG; this comes from the coding sequence ATGAGACGGTCTGCGGCTACAGGGGCGGCGCTGCGCGTAATCGCTGCGATTCACACCATGGCCGCCTGCTCGGCGGGCGTGGACCTGCACGAGGAGCGTGGGGCGGATGAGCCCGCGGCGTCCCTGATGGGGGTCGCGACACCGAGGCTGGGCCGCCACCGGTGGGAGGCAGTCCGCCTGAATGACTTCGATGCCGACGGCATGGGAGACATACTCTGGAGCAGCAAGGAGCAGAACCTGATCGCGATCTGGCTGATGGAGGGGAACCGGCTCCTGGCGCCGGGGGCGTTCATCCCGGGACCCATCGGCCAGGGCTGGGAGGCGGTCAATGCGGGCGACTTCAACCGCGACGGCATGGCCGACGTTGTCTGGCTCAACGCAGACCAGAACCTGATGACGATCTGGCTGATGAACGGAAGCCAGCTGCTGGCGCCGGGGCCGGTGCTCCCAGGGCCGCCCGGCGAGGGATGGACGGTCACCTCGGCGACCGATTTCAACATCGATGGGATGTCGGATCTGCTCTGGAACAACGAGCGACAGAACCTGATAACGATCTGGCTGATGGACGGAGGCCAGCTGCTGGCGCCGGGGCCGGTGCTCCCAGGGCCGCCCGGCGAGGGATGGTCGGCGCCCACCGCGCAGGACGTGAACTACGACGACATGGGGGATGTGTTCTGGAACAACGTAGAGAAGAACCTGATGGAGATCTGGCTGATGGATGGCGCCCAGCTGCTGTCGCCAGGGCCGGTGATCCCGGGGCCGCTCGGCCGCGGCTTCCAGATCGTCACGTCGTCGGACTTCAACCTCGACGGCATGGGGGACGTGCTCTGGAACAGCCCCGAGCAGGGCCTGATGGCCGTGTGGCTGATGGACGGCGCCCAGCTGCTGTCGCCGGGGCCGGTGATCCCGGGGCCGCTCGGCCGCGGCTGGCAAGTGCGCCCCGGCACCGACGTGAACTTCGACAACATGGCGGACGTCCTCTGGTACGCCGTCGGGACGAACCAAGCGGCGGTCTGGCTGATGGACGGCACGCAGCTGCTCGCTCCCGGGCCGGTGATCCTGGGGCCTCACGACGGCGGGTGA